Proteins co-encoded in one Aggregicoccus sp. 17bor-14 genomic window:
- a CDS encoding cupin domain-containing protein, with the protein MTLPAHHASHAVDDASLPWIPLGPGESFKPLCIFQKERGRVLLLRLEPGTLVPLHRHQGEVHAVNLSGYRELCETGERVGPGGYVYEPAGNVDSWRAVGEEPVVVHIVAHGAMEYLDASGAVLRRDTAASLVETYRRYCAEHGLQARDLSAPGVPA; encoded by the coding sequence ATGACCCTGCCTGCGCACCACGCCTCCCACGCCGTCGATGACGCCTCGCTCCCCTGGATTCCGCTCGGCCCCGGGGAGAGCTTCAAGCCCCTGTGCATCTTCCAGAAGGAGCGCGGGCGGGTGCTGCTGCTGAGGCTCGAGCCGGGCACGCTCGTGCCGCTGCACCGCCACCAGGGCGAGGTGCACGCGGTGAACCTCTCGGGCTACCGGGAGCTGTGCGAGACGGGCGAGCGCGTGGGGCCGGGCGGGTACGTGTACGAGCCCGCGGGCAACGTGGACAGCTGGCGCGCGGTGGGCGAGGAGCCCGTGGTGGTGCACATCGTCGCGCACGGGGCGATGGAGTACCTGGATGCGAGCGGGGCGGTACTGCGCCGCGACACCGCGGCCTCGCTCGTGGAGACCTACCGCCGCTACTGCGCCGAGCACGGCCTGCAGGCGCGGGACCTCTCCGCGCCCGGGGTGCCGGCGTGA
- a CDS encoding DoxX family membrane protein, whose amino-acid sequence MSARLQHARPLAFGLLGVLVLGQGAWTAHALLRGHARPSELLYPLLFLPAALALWASRGRVPLLALPARLLIGFSFVWNVADRLGLRGPPGTPGVGWGDFAHFVTYTAEVNAFAPPSWAPALAVLATLAEGALGVLLLLGVRPRLAAAGAALLLLAFATAMVLSGLSQAEYAVYLMAAGAGALATADGIRLRLPFRVARRTV is encoded by the coding sequence GTGAGCGCGCGGCTGCAGCACGCACGGCCGCTCGCCTTCGGCCTGCTCGGCGTGCTCGTACTCGGGCAGGGAGCGTGGACTGCACACGCGCTGCTGCGTGGCCATGCGCGTCCCTCGGAGCTGCTCTACCCGCTGCTGTTCCTTCCTGCGGCGCTCGCCCTGTGGGCCTCGCGCGGGCGGGTGCCGCTGCTCGCACTCCCCGCGCGGCTGCTCATCGGGTTCTCGTTCGTGTGGAACGTGGCGGACCGCCTCGGGCTGCGCGGCCCCCCGGGGACGCCGGGAGTGGGGTGGGGCGACTTCGCGCACTTCGTCACCTACACCGCCGAGGTCAACGCCTTCGCCCCGCCCTCCTGGGCGCCTGCGCTCGCGGTCCTGGCGACGCTGGCCGAAGGGGCGCTCGGGGTCCTTCTCCTGCTGGGGGTGCGCCCGCGCCTTGCCGCAGCGGGCGCAGCGCTGCTGCTGCTCGCCTTCGCCACGGCGATGGTGCTCTCCGGGCTCTCGCAGGCCGAGTACGCCGTGTACCTGATGGCGGCAGGGGCGGGCGCGCTGGCCACGGCGGACGGAATCAGGCTGCGGCTTC